TATTTGTGCatgataaatgtatttttctgtggAGATTAACAGTGCTATATATTGTATATCTCTGGCACACATCTAATGTCTGTATCATGTTTGTATTCTCACACCACTCAGTTTATTCAATTATTAACTGAACCTTCCATTCTACAGTCAGTATTGGTTATTTCCAGTTTATGGAATTTAGGTTACACCCATGAAAAAAATTACATGTCCAAGAACTTAGTTGTAAAGATTTACTTTGCAACATTATGCAGCAGATAAGAAATTATTTTGGGGATGATACAGGTTTTTCAATAAGCTTACTTATATGTATCCAACATTACTCCAGGTGACTAATAACTAAGAAGTAACTAACGAAAATAGCATCCGCATTTCTGTGAAGATAAATTTTCTAGAAATAACTTATAAGTTGAGTACAAGTAACATTTAAGTATTTAAGTATTGAGGTTTGGTGTTCAAATTAACAGGAAGGAGCAGTCATTCTATGTACATTATGCACTAATTTTAGTTATTCTTGAAGGTTTGACAGgactaaaatgacaaaattcaATGGCAATTTACAATATATACTGTCTAATGAAATGACTGTTTAGAATGGTACATTCAAAACAATTCCTAAGTAACCTGGATGAGTGTAGCTCACCTGGTTGTGCAAAACAGAAATCCAGAAATCACAGACctacctcttttttttgtaaagaacACACAGAATACAGTCAGCAAGATGAACACAAAGGTAAGGATAATAAGAATGGTGGAAAGCCTCCTCCAATTCCAGGATCCCAAATAAATCCgctttttcattttccagtgtATTCAGGTAATCATCCAAAAGATGTAAAGCTGTAATATTTCAACTGCTGCAAGGTCTTTCACTTCACGAACATGTATACAGTACAATGAAGCAGAATAATATAGGTGTTCTGTAATTTTCTGTCTTGGAGTAAACTTCTAATAATCTCCGTCAATTATCGGCTGTGCAAGTGTGATCCCGTTGGCAGTTGTAGGCCATATAAACATTTGTCAGTCAGTATCACATCTACTTTATGTCATCAATGATCAACTAGTACACTGAGGTTGTTACTTATGTAGTGCCCTCCCTACGCAAACTTTCTATGTGGTGAGGAATTGGACTGCAATGATTTTGTGAATTTCCCTCACAACCTGTACATGCTTGTTTACAAAGCGGCACAATGACGTTGAAGAGGACAAGGTTTAAGGCATGAGTGTGTGAAAAGTGGGGTGTTGGTGGGTGTGATCCTTAAGagtcattattatcatcaattGTCAGTGACATCATTGGTATTTTAATATACCTGTTGTGTAATTGCTTGCATTTTTTATACACTTTTCATCAAGTGCTGGCAAAGAGTCATTTTAATATACTATTGtaattatattacatatttatgCAGTCTTTTCagagtaatgttttttttagcattaaataaattttttggCACAAAAAAATTTATTAGGCCTCAGCGTGCTTGTGTATatgatatatacagtatgtttagtGTCTTACAGCATCTATCTTGAAGTATCTTGAATACTGTACTGAAACTACACCTGTACATTAGCAGAATGGTGTTCTGCACCTTTGTTACAGATTTTGTGTAAAATCAATAACCAATTAATGATTCATCTTATAAATCAAACTACAAAAATACCCATAACATACACATTTATTGAATTAAGTTATATTTCAATAAATCTGGCAAATAagatgtatttgttgtgttgttgacATGTATTTCAATCTGATATTTACAGGTTGTGGCACTGGACATGATGATGGTCGCATGACTCTAACTAAAGGTACATTACATTGAGTAACACATTTACAATGTAGTCATTTGAATTGAATGCTATAAATAGACTGTTAAACATGAGTCCATAATAAGCAGCCTCAATAGCAGCAGGAATTCATGAACTGTGACGAGGttaaacacaaatatttctCTTGATCTTGAAGGAACAAGAGGTTTGGTAAAGCTCTCCACACCTGTTTGCTTATTAGAAAATCATTTCtgaaatgccacaaaaaaaaccaactaaATTACTGCGTCATGCTAGATTTACAGCCTTGTGTCAACATGTTAAAGCAGACTTAATTTGACAGTCCTAAAGGCAATGAAAAAATATCAACAGCAGGACTATTTTAAGTTTTGCCTTTGTTTCTGTTGGACTTATAGGTGACATATGTCACCTGGGTGTTGCCAAGTGTGTCTTGgcttaaattagttttttttaatcactacACGATTGATCCAAACCACAAGCATGCAACAATAAAGCATGTGGCATACCAGACAGCATCACTTTCTCATGGACAGCTGGACACACATGAACAGGTCTGTAGAAGTCACAGACTCGGACTGGGCATGCCACACAAGAAGGGAAACAtggattatttttttgtacaatATAAGATGTTGATGATGAAGACATTTGCTGCTTTAGTTTGTTACCTACAGAACTTTGTGTGATCTGATTGCATTTTGAGGAGATTACTGCTGCTTTTTCCATTGTAATCACATAAAATTTACTTTGAAACTGACgattttctgtgtgtatgaTTTATTATCTTTTGCTGGTCATTAATACAAGTTAGAGCTTACAGAGTTTGGTCTTTACATGTTGTctatgaggaaaaaaagtgaattGACTGTTTCCTTTGTTACTGCATCATAATTCGAAAAACATTActtttactgtatgtgaaaaATATTAACCTTACTGTACGTGACTACTGTCAGTGAACAGTAAGTTTCCAGTTTACAAAGGTTTCCATAACACACCGTTCAGAATAAGTGAGGGTGGAGAATTTGCTTTTGAGCCAAAAGGAACTAAGAGCTGTAAATCTTGCCAATAATCTTGTCAACAAACCCACCCACTTCTCAATTCTTTTCTTGTCTTGTGTTTGAATTATGGACATTCAGCACTGACTCATATGTGCACATTGAGATAGAGGCaggataaaaaaagagagaagactGGCAAAAGAAGAATGAATCACAGAGAAGTTAATGAGTCAGGTTCAAGGGAAatgaaaaaactaatttcttgACATTCCTGGAGCGGATCATAAAGGCCTTGAAAAAGTTAGAAAGAGGGCAAcagaaaaaagtacaataatattgaaatactttatttaggtcaaataaaacaggaaattcaAACAACCGCCTGTAATGGCACTCCACTCTCACAAACATAACCTGAagatattgattgatttttttcaacAATCAGTTTTAATTGTTCATAGCTGCTATTAAAGCAACTAGAACTATAATATGCCAAATCTAAAGTTGCTACAAGCAGTCCACCCAAGTGTCACAAGTTGGGAAACAAATGGATCAGTTCTGTCTCCAAATAACTGTGACATCCTTTTGTACtggacagtcacacacagactccagcTTCAAATCTCACACTTCAACCTCCTTTTGTCCCTCCACTACACCATCCTCtgttcctgttgttgtttttgtcagctcAGACTGGGCCCTTCTGCGCTCTGCCTCTGTCAAGGTCATGGGATGGAGAGGGAAAAATCCTGCCAACCCTGCGGAAATAGAAAGGGGAGAGGGGAAAACCACATCTTTCACTGCAAATGTTTCAAACAAACTATGGCAGAGGCATTGCAGAGAGTAAcgaaaatatttttgaatttaaagAGCTGacaaattattgttttaaaataattgttCACTGTCGACAATTCTTGGAGAACCAACCACTTAAGTACATTGGATGCTTGTTATGTCTGTAAAAAGCATATTTAATCTGTATCTTTACAATCCTTTAACCCAGAGGGCATAGATGAGTCATCACTTATGGTAGCAGATAATATAGAAATCAAGTTCAAAGAAGAGTCTACAAGTATATCTCTAGATGAATATTGCCTAAACTGTGCTCATAAAAGCTACAGATGGACCTCCTTGATCAAACAAATCAATATGAGAAAAACACTTATCTAGGCAGGCCCTCAATAACATTGAGCAATGCTGATCCACCGTAAAAGAACATGCTAATGTACTGAATACGCACCTAGAAGTTTGGCCACTGGCTTCGTAGGGTGTGCACCACAGCCGATCCAGTACTTGATTCGGTCGAAGTTGAAGCTTATGAGTTTCTCATTGTAGATGTTCGTGAGGGGGTCGTAGGAACCCAGCTGTTCTATATATTTACTATCTCTTGCCCTTTTATTGTGAGCTGCCACAATGCGATAAAAGGGtctgttagcttgtttgtgGCCAGCAAGAGCCAAGCGGATGACAACAAAACCTCCGTGGTACTTCTTAAGCAGGTGTGACGCTGCAGAGGAAAATGAGCACAGTAAGCATTGTCaaaggaaaataatttttttcttgtaaaaacaTCACTGCATCAGTGAGAGATGAATGATCTACATTTTCCAATAAAGGCTGAACTGTCAGAGGCCTTAACCACCTTGTGCATGTCATTTCCTCAAAAGCGTAGTATATAAGATGAGATCTTGTGTATGCCACTGACTGCCGTCTTATTTAGCAAACCTATGTTTTCCATATCTCTGATTCCACTCTGCTTCAAGTTGCTTTCTTGaacaagatggaggaaagagaagTGAGTAGTTAAACATTCActacttgttttgttttgtttttttatttgaattgtaTGTATTAATCCTATGGTGCTTTATTATTGTGAAACACTTTGTGGCACCTGCTCAGTACAAAAAGCCCATTTATTACGTAGATCTTGCTAATTTCAGTGCAGTCTTAATCCAACctttataatgttcagttttaaagAGGTTCTGATTTAGTCTACCCTTATTAACACGAATGGGGTGAACATGTCTCTCAGTGTAtagcaacacaaataaaacaaaagcaaagagagTATGTCTTCTAAAATCACCACAGAATTAAATCAACACCTCACCATGACAGGAGGCGAAGAGCTACAAAGGCTATTAAGGCAATTGTGCCAGATTTGAAAtaatccactaaaagtgcttgtttttgctgttgacAGGTTCAGATTgctgtgtctgacagcattacagaaaggttacagagatagacctgtaagatcctctttgtttaacaagaaacagctgttgtgtcgcttgattcaaagccaccagactccactgacaaaaacagcaattttacatgGGTCCTTTTAAgaattttgtattattattattgcaattATGTTGTTGTATTATAAACTGTAAACGGTAAGACTAAACAAGGCATTTGTAGGTGTCACCTTATGGTTAGGCAATAAAATACTGATAACTCAAGTAGTGGAAAAATGGTAGTTAGAACCCTAAAGTCATATTAATAAGCTTTACATTACTTTACTGAACAGTATGTTTACAATATGTAATATTTAAGTGAGGAAGCTGTCCCTACTGCTTATGCTAAAAGTAATATGTCTGACTAAACGTGTTCTAGatgttatttttacatgtgtTGTTATAACTCTGCTCATAAACATCAAAACCGTCAGGATGTGCCTGCTCACACTGTACATACTCACATAAATGAACCATGGTGTTAGCTGGATTTTCCTGcaacagacatttaaaaaaatcaccatTATACCACAGTGCATAGAAATAACTTTCTTAACAACACCAGTAGTGAATCTCATCCTGCTACACATTTACTATGTGTCCGACAACCTTTAAAAGTCATTCAATTAAAACAGTATAGCTATGGAGATGTTGCTAGCGGCTAACTTTAAAGGTAGCGTTGAAGAGCATCTCATGTTTAGAGACTACGCGGTTTGGAAATGAGCGAAATACCTCGGATGCGGATGTTGAACACAATCCTCCCAGGCGTCGCTGTCTTTCCTTCGCTGGACAGGCTGTAAAATTAACGTAAAttactgttaatgtgtgttaataAGTGTTCTCAACATCAGAAATAATGTGACATTCGTCAGCGCGCCGCCATGTTTGAACAGGAAGTTACGTACAGCCCTGGCGTCATTGCGTCACAGCGACGCTAGATGGCACTGTAGTATTGTTCTCCAATGCACCACAACACACTGAACCAATGTCAGCCCTGCACTGCTCAGTTAACCATCCTCTTTGAAGAATTCATGTCAGCCTAGAAAATGTCCcacaaattagaaaaatattcCCTCAGACATGAAGATTGCATTCAAGTTtttataatgtttctttgtttgttttgtttaatgtgtaGTTGTGGCAGAAGTACGCTTAAAGCAACTTTTACTTAAGAActcttaagtaaaagtaataacATCACACTGTATGTTACTCTAATGATATATGTTACAACtaaaagttctgcattcacaaagtaaaagtacagacgTAATATCATCAAAATGTGCTTTGCTTTGGGTGTCAAAGATAACATAGGTCTGCTGTTTACATATACAGCTGAGCCTTTCAAGTGTTATGGGGTAATAATATCTACTGTTGCTACTACATTATGTTATTGCATTGTGATCATTAATTCATTGGACTTCCAGCCTTTTGTATTGGAGCTAATTTAGAGTACTTTACATTCCTTTGAGTAGTTTAATTCATGTCATATTTCATAAAcaaatcttgtgttttttgtatgtcAAATCTTAAGCTAGTGCTTAAAGCTGTTGGGTAAATGCAGTTGagcaaaaagtacaatatttctatAATATTCAGTATAACCCCCAAATGTAGTGGAATATATAGGTCCATTAAGTAGCATACAGTGGAAATGTTAAAGTAATGAACTGCAAAATCACTTAAGTAGGTTTTTTCAGTAAATGcacttgaaataaaaacttgatgtgttttattggtgGTAAAACATGGATttgaattattatattatgtagcagctacatttattttactactgTTCTCATTGTAAGCCTCAGTGGTCAAATACATTAGCTATGAATGCAGCTGAAAGCCTTAAATTTATGACTATGTAAATGTTCTGAAATTTACCTAATGAATACACATGAATAATCCAGTTTCTAGTATTAGTAAAGGCAATTTAGCAGGTACAAAGATCACATCATGAGCATGACAAAAACGACAAACCAGCTGTTACATTTATAATTATGACTTTGTAAATATTGTAATCTGTCACTTGAAATTTTAGAGTCTCCGGTTACAATTGTGCTGTCTGTCACATAATCTCTCACATTCTCCTTTCTGTAATTTCTATTCtacatgtgttgtgtgtcttaCATCAGCAACGCATTGAGTTTTAAATCAGTTTCCACCGCTGACCCCAGCAGAGATGAAACACTGATTTCCTGAGAGCGTTCACGAATTCAGGGGTCATTGCTTAGCCTGATGCTGTCCGAGTGCTCAGAGATTTCTGCCCACTGGGAGCCCGACCACCTCCCTACCCCCCCCGAGCCTTGGAACATGGTGATTTCACACTCCTGTTGTGTAAAGCTTGTTTTtccgtgtgtgtatgtgtgtgtgacaaacacaTGGTTTTCAGTGAGAAGAGGTCACTGAAGACACACAAAAGAGACAGGCCTTGTTTGTTATTCTGAAAATATCCGACTGTTCCTGCGTGACTCTTCATACATAAAGCCAGTAATGACTTTCAAATGATTGCAAAGAGATGAAAGAGACATTacctaaaaaatattttttttgtacaatacGTAATCTatcacatttatttgatttgctttCAGGAAAGGATATATTCATACTTGCCCCTTTACATATTACCTTTATAGTTGTGTCTAACTATCTTATGTAAATGATGAACTATTAATACATAAGTTGTGATGATACAAATTATTTGACCATTATTCaagaaattatgttttatattacCAAAATAAGTAGCACTTAATGGcaaactgcattaaaaacaaataaaactgccTTATTGTATCACATGT
This region of Pempheris klunzingeri isolate RE-2024b chromosome 2, fPemKlu1.hap1, whole genome shotgun sequence genomic DNA includes:
- the mrps16 gene encoding small ribosomal subunit protein bS16m, with protein sequence MVHLSSHLLKKYHGGFVVIRLALAGHKQANRPFYRIVAAHNKRARDSKYIEQLGSYDPLTNIYNEKLISFNFDRIKYWIGCGAHPTKPVAKLLGLAGFFPLHPMTLTEAERRRAQSELTKTTTGTEDGVVEGQKEVEV